Below is a genomic region from Rhinatrema bivittatum chromosome 8, aRhiBiv1.1, whole genome shotgun sequence.
CCTgtgaccctccctcccccctgtaCATCCTgtgacctccctcccccccctgtaCATCCTgtgacctccctccccccctgtaCATCCTgtgacctccctcccccccctgtaCATCCTGTGACCTCCCTCTCCACCCCTGTACATCCTGTGACCTCCCTCTCCACCCCTGTACATCCTGtgacctccctctccccccctgtaCATCCTgtgacctccctcccccccctgtaCATCCTGTGACCTCCCTCTCCACCCCTGTACATCCTGTGACCTCCCTCTCCACCCCTGTACATCCTgtgacctccctcccccctgtaCATCCTgtgacctccctcccccccctgtaCATCCTGTGACCTCCCTCTCCACCCCTGTACATCCTGTGAGGGTAGGGTTCTAGGGCTCTGGGCTTTTCCTGTAGACCCTGAGAACACAGCCCTGGGCTTCCAttcacctccccacccccacacttATACACTCAGTGAtgtgctgtcatgtttctattttatttctgcTCCCTTCTCATACCCCTTGTGAGAACACAACCTCGGACTCCCTCTGCCCGTCAATTCCCTGCAAATCTTGTGGGAGCGGAGCCCAGGACTCCCTCtgccccttttcctccccctcagaCACCCTGTGAGGGACGAGCTTTGAACTCCCCATACCCCTCTTAACAAACAGCCTGTGTTCAGGGAGAAGGACAATGCTGGTGATGCATTATTAAATCTCTTCTGTCTGCACTGCCTTCTCCAACTGCTTGGTGACCTGGGCACATGGACTGCTTTCCCCAACCCCTTAACTCCTGCCCTCAGCGCGCTGGACAGGAGCCCCTATCAACATGGCCTCCCCTCTCCGCTTTCAAGGTTCAGACCCTTTGATTTCTGTCACAGGGAAGCCATCAACAGACTATATGAGGCAGTTCCTGGAGTGAAGGGGACATGGAAGAGAAAGGTAAGCAGAGATCGGACACGTTGCCTCCTTCCGCCCTTCCTGCAGCGTCGCTCGTCTCTGGGAGGATGCGGAGCAGTCAGAGGTTCCTGCAgatcctcctgccccctcccccgcatGGCTGCCAGAGGCGAACAGGAGGGAGATCGGGCACCCAGAGATGATGTCAGCAAGTGAAGGGGGGGCTCCCTGAAAGTCCCAGGGGAGGGGGAACTCACCCTGCACATTGGACACCGTCCTGGCTCGCTTTTAATCCCAGAAGAAACCCCTCCATGAAAGTTCATGTTAAATGGGGAGCCAAACGTGGAGAATAAAAACCAGAGGTCAGCTGGGGGGTCCACAGCAAAACTGGGCAGAGAGGAGGAACTGCCGGTCCCTGTCTGCTATCGTTTTCTCTGTTTCCGTGCATGTTTCATGTTCTGTGGCAATAatagaggaggggggagagagagagagagagcgagagagagaatgtTTTCTGTTCTAGGGGTAGAGATCAGTCCTCAGAGCgcaggttcccaaacctgtccagggGACCTCGCAGGCAATCGGCTCACCAGGATATCCAGAATAAATAGGACATGAAATAAATGCGCACATGCTAGGTTTCCAGTGTATACAAGTCGATCCCAATGGATCACCAGCACAACCTTGTGGTGAGGTTATCGGGTCAGATTTAGGGAATCCCTgtcatagaatcatagaaatatAGGGCTGGAAAAGGTCATCCagtcttacaggccgatacagtacagtgcgctctgacggagcgcgtccaatccgccgaacctaatagtgcccgcgacatgcaaatgcatgttgatggccctattagttattcccacgcgattcagaaagtaaaatgtgcagccaagctacacattttactttcagaaatttgggtcggcactaatttctgccggcaccaggaaagtgcacagaaaagcagtaaaaactgcttttctgtgcaccctccgacttaatatcatggagatattaagtcggaggtcccgaaactttccaaaagtaaagaaaaaaaaataatttgaagtcggccagcggctgtcgggttgaaaaccggacgctcagttttgccggcgtccggtttccgagcccatggctgtcagcgggctcgagaaccgacgccggcaaaattgagcggcggctgtcaaacccgctgacagccgccgctccggtccaaaaggaggcgctagggatgcgctagtgtccctagcgcctccttttgcccgtttttaccgccgggcctcatttaaatacagaatcgcatgcataggagagtgacctgtgcgcgtgccgggagagcgggcgctcgcccgctctcccgcagactttactgaatcggcccgttagtgcTGTAACTGCTCCTTCCATCATCAACCAAGGTGAAAGCACTGCAGACGATTTTCTCCCTGACTtacataaaacatagaaatgatggcagaaaaggaccaaagagtccatccagtctgcccagcaagcttcccttggTGGCATCTGCCGCGCCATCCGGATcccccccatacttagtttcccagaccgtcaaagtcggggcccttgtcggttgctgtctgagtccaattccccgtcacctcttgccgctgaagcagagagcaatgttggagttgcatggcaagtatcaggcttattggttaagggtagtaacagccgcatcagcaagttacccccatgcttatttgttttcccggACTGTAGAATTCAtgaccttgttggttgctgtctgaatctacttcctcttgtttttttccccctgccactgaagcagagagcaatgatggggtTGCATCAataatatgaaggcttattggttaagggtagtcacCGCCGCACCAgcgagttacccccatgcagtcttttcctcattcccatcctctggccttgagggatccacagtgtttatcccatgcccctttgaattgtttcactgttttcgtcttcaccgcCTCCTCCggaggggcattccaggcatccaccaccctctccgtgaagaaatatttcctgacgttggttctgagtcctgCTCCCTGATACTTCAGAAGCTTCTTGCTGTGCAGAACATGGCTATTGATACCTTAAGTTCTGGGGTCTGGTTACAGCCctaaatctctcttttttttttttcccccagactCCCAACAAAGCCCTTTTCTCTATCCTGGGGAGGAGCAACCTGTGTTTTGCTGGGATGAGCATAGATGTGAACATCTCCATCGATGGACTCAGTCTCGTGATACCCACCAGCCAACAGGTGGGTCAGACGTATGAATCCAGGGTGCTGGTCGGGTGGGAGTGAAGGAGTGGCCTACTGgtgagagcagcaggctgagagcaagggttcaaaccctgcttctcccactgatgatTCTTGTGACTTTGCCCTCCATTTCGGGGAAGGGAGCTACTTACCGTATCTAAAtgcaactcaccttgagctcagatttggaaaggtgagcgCTGAAATCTAAAAATccaaatgcaggtaaaagtgttaGAAGCCCCTTCTAGAAAAACAGCAAATGCAGATCTCACGGCATGCAACACGTGAACATTTCTCTAGAGGATCCTTCATTCTGATCGGGATAATTTTGCTTTTCTCCGTAGAAAATGCAGAAACAGAAGTGTCACAATGAGTTAGAATAAATTGAAAACCATGCGGTTAGACTTCCTACCCCTAGTGGACACGAGGGCACCTTGGTAGCTAGCCGTATTGTCTAAGAGAGAATCCAGGTCTTAATCCATCAGCAGAAGCCCAAGGGCAAAATACCAGAAGCACAAGTGTAAGAATCCACCCAGCTTTATCTGTTTAACACAAGTTAAACAGGcagacccagtgtcccagcatggagTAGGGAGCCACTAATCCCTCTGACCCAGCTTTATCTGTTTAACACAAGTTAAACAGGCAGAGCAGGCCCTAGTGCTAGAATTCTATCCAGAGCAAGGTAAGACCCTGCCATGGCTGGCTGCCCTCCCGACCGTGTCTGCTGGAGTCCCTGGtgttggcaggcaggcaggatttCCATGCCAGCGTCTGCACAGCTAGGCTAGCAGAGACTTCTGGTACTTAAAGACATTATCCCAGGGCATCCTAGCACGGCTCATCAAGCAGCAGCTACAGGCAGAAGACCAAACCCTCAGCTGCACCATGCACGGGAGGCTCCCTGTGTCTGAAATCACTAGACAGTGCCGGAGGGGGGAGCTCCCATATTTATCCATCCCATTGGCCAGTGCAGCGGTGGTTTGAGGCCTTTTCTCACTCCTTCCTGCAGAGTGGGCTGGCGAGATCCTCACGTCTctgattctcttttttttttttttggtccagatCATCGCGAATCACCACATGCAGTCCATTTCCTTTGCTTCTGGGGGCGACACGGTAAGAAAGGGAAAGGCTGAAGGAATTTCACACGTGCCGCAAGCCATGGACCCACCcgacggccccccccccccatttcctccAAAAGTGTGAGAGGGTTTCACGAGCCCTGGGGGAGCAGTCGGCCAATCAGTTTGCTCCATTGGTCAGCTTGCTCCCTCCCTTTGCACAAAGTGAAACCAGCACTTAAACCACATTGTGGATAAAAGTGATGATCTTGCATCACCTGTCCAAGAAAGGGGAACTCAATGGCACCATTTGAAGCTATCAGACCTCTTCTGTGTGTCATCTCTTTTCATTTTATGTTCAGTTGTGAGCTGCAGTTCATTGTAGCAAGGCCCACTGCAATATCATCAAGTTTTGTTGGAAAAGCTTTCTCCCGTCTGTTTAGCGCCATGGCCAACGTTTCATATCGGTTGCATGGATACCATCCTGCATGAAGCTTCCCTGAGATAACATGCACACTCAGTTTTCCATTTCACCATCTCTCCATATTTCTGTGTTCAGGACACCACAGACTACGTTGCCTATGTGGCCAAGGATCCAATTAACCAAAGAGGTAAGACGAAGGCCTTGGGTTGATCACCTGGGCCCAAGGAGCCgttgggagggagagaagggaagatgCAGTTAAGGGTAAAGGCGCCAATAATCAGCTCCATCTTTACCCTGTGCTGGAGCAGGGTCCTGATGCAGTCGCATTGGCCACAAGACAGCCCCGATGGTTATCACAGTGCAGTGTTAAGGGGTAGGTGTGATGGGGAAACATGGATGAGAAAGAGGAGAGCACAGAGCAGCATTAGAGTTAATCGGAAATGCTGGTGAGGGGAATGGTGTTAGCGGATGAGGCGGGGAAAGTGTGCTGGTTGCCTGCAGTGTTTTTATTGTCGTCATTAATGTgtgtgtttggtttgtttttaggAATGGTTTTTTGTCTTTGATTTGTAAACCCGCCGTGGGCGACTTGTTTTGAGCCTGGGGACGCAGTCTGTGGAGATAATAAACAAATGCCCTTGGTTGGTCAGGACTGAGGAATATTTTGGATGATGGGAGTTATGGGATATGGTGAAGAGTTTGCCGGTGTTGGTGCTGGTAAACGGTTAGAAACGAGGAGGACAGGACAAGTGGTGATAAACCATTGGGACAATGACTTAGTTTGAGGAGGAAGTTGTGGAACAAGGGGAGGAAAAGAGTGTGGGAGTGATAGTCTGCCCTTCCTGTGGAAGATCTGTCGTTTTTGTCTATAAGTTTGCCGCCCTGTATTTCTGAGAAGGAGGGCTGGTACGAAGCCTAAGACACATCTGTCCCTGCTCCCATGTCTTCCAGCTTGTCATATTCTGGAGTGCTGTGATGGGCTGGCCCAGAGCGTCATCAGTACCATCGGCCAAGCCTTTGAACTCCGATTCAAGCAATACCTGCACAGCCCCCCGAAAGTGGTGGTCCCACCTGACAGGTAGGGTGGTAAGCACGAGGCCAGATCTGGCATCCCGTCATTGCACTGATGTTAGCACCcggcaggcccccccccccccccccccccccccccccccccaaaggctcATTCAGTAATGTTTACTGGAGGTTGGGCTGATGGATACCTTTCCTGGATTTCCAGGTGATGGCAATGTTGGAGACAGGAGAAACTGAGAAAAAGAAACTTGTCAAAACTGTAACTTAGAGCCCAGATCCATGCATCAAATACTTTGAGCCtgaacctctcatgcaaaggtgGTGAGAAAGCTCTAGGAGGGTGGGCACTGGAATAACACCTAGAGCACAAACTGCTTGGACGTTCGTGCCAACTTGGGCCATTCTAATCCATCTGAGCCCGATAAATGGCTCTGCTTGGGTTTATCCTTCAGTGCACCTCAACTTCAGAAGAATTCATAGACCAAGGATAAAAGGTTAAGCGAGGAAGTTTTGCATAAAATGTTTGTTGAGCGGGGAAAGACTTTGAAACCTAAGAAGAGGCTTGCTCTGCCTCAGGAGGCCACCAGGCAAGTCAGCCTGAGCGGGACTGTGGGACATTAAAGGCCAAGGGGTTCTGGGAATGTAAACAGGGTAGGCTATTGCACTGTATTTATTGTTGAATGTTAAGTACTCTGCCTCGAGACACCTTGGATAGGCAGACTGTGCGTctaagtaataaataaatgtatgatgtGCATTGGCCTTACCAGGCCACCAATCCCCAACATGGAGCCTGACTAAACCGATACGTGTGTTTTGCCCAGAATGACCTCCTGTGAGGAGTCTgcctggggagaggaggaggagactgcgTCGGAACATGATTATTATAACAGTATCCCGGGCAAGGAGCCTCCCCTGGGGGGACTTGTAGACTCCAGGAGCAGGGTGAGCCATGTTCACACCCAGCCTTCCAGCTTCAATCAGTTCGGCCAGGTACGTACCTGTACACCAAGGCCAAGGGCACTGAGGGCGTGGAGGTGTTTTGTGGAAACTGTGGAGAAGGGGGGCAACTGCCCTCCGCTAAGGGCATCGCTCATGGGAGGCTTCTGGCTTGGGCATGGATACGCTGTACCGTGTGCAGAGGCAGGGGTACGGTGGGGGCACGGTTTCAGCTGCTTAAGGGTCTCTGAAGGGGAGAAATTCCGCCCTTGCTGACAGATTCCGTCTCTTGCCTCCTTCCCAGGTTGGATCTCCAGGTCGGAGAGATCAAGCCCTTCCCACGGGGACTCACTGGGATGGAGATGGCCAAGGTACTGGAGAAAGAAAATACCGGAACATGTTATGTAGGCCAGAGAAAGCCTGGTTACCCCACGGTACGGAGTAATGGCAGCACCTCTCACGTGGACAGGGCCTGGCAACCCAGGAGGCAGCTGCCCCCTGCTGGGTGATAACAGCAAGCAACCGAAAAGAGTCCCTAAAAGTCTTGGTTCCTATCAGATAAGCAGCAGTGACCTATAGTTTATATTCCTCTTCCTGGGTAGAGCATATTCCTCTTCCTGGGTAGAGCATGCAAGGGCCTAAGCTTTAGGTGATCATTTAACTGGGAGCAGGCCCAGCGCCTACCCCTCAGCCTGCCCTGCGGAGCCAGCCCCTCCCGCGGTGCTGCGTCTCTCCTAGTGCGCCACACATCGGCACCGGAAGGGCAGCGCCTGGCCTTACAGCCTTCTGGTGGACTTAAAGCTTTGCTTTCCGTCTGGCCGTGCCAGGGTAATAAAGGGGGAAGCCTGTTCTTCTGTCTTTTAAGGACAGTCCGGCGATGGTTACCTGCAGGCCGACAGCCACCCCTCCGGATGCCGGGACTACGAGGAACATCTGTACGTGAACACTCAGAACCTGGATGGCTGGGACAGGGAGAGCCAGGCTCATCAAGCGGCACCGGAGGAGAGTCCCAAGAAGGATCTCTTCGACATGAGTATAACGTTCAGCTGTCTTCTGGGATAAGGGCATCCGTGAAAGCAAGGGGGCAGGAGGAGGCGGAAGAGAATTAAAGGGGGGGGCAAAGGGAAGATGGAGAGGGTATTTTGGCAGTGGCATGAGCACCGAGCTGGTGGGGTTGGTAGAATGGGAACGGAGAAAGAAAGGTGGTAGCTGGTGCTGGCGCCTGGGGCAAGAGGACCGCACAGTCCAGAGGGCTCATCAGGCGTAAACCTTTTCTCCTTAGGACCTTTTGAGGATGCCTTGAAGCTCCACGAATCCACGGCTGTGAAGAGCCACTCCATCGAGGACCAGTGGCCAAGCCCTCCTACTAGGAAGGCGCCTGTAGCGCCCACCGAAGAACAACTGAGGCAGGAGCCCTGGTACCATGGGAAGATGAGCCGGCGGGATGCCGAGAAGCTCCTGCACGTGGATGGAGACTTCTTGGTGAGAGACAGTATCACAAACCCAGGACAGTATGTGCTGACAGGCATGCAGAGCGGACAGCCGCGGCATCTCCTCCTTGTGGATCCAGAGGGAGTGGTGAGTGTCTTAACATATTGCTCTCGGACACCTACTGGCATTATGAGGGGCGGTGTGCATGCACCacgaagtgtgtgtgtgtgtgtgtgtgtatgagggaatggatgcatgtgtgagggagcatgcatatgaaaaagagtgtgtgtgtgtgtgtgtgtgtacacaaggAAGCATGTGCAAGGCAGCGTGCACGTGAAAGCGGGTGGGTGCACAAGCAAGGGAGCGTGCATGCGTGCAAAGAAGTGTGCgagtgagagaggaagtgtgtgtgcgcgcacaagACAGAATGCACCTGAGCGTGCACGCACCCGTGAGGAAGCAGGCGTGCAAGGGGATGTGCATGCAAGGAAGTGGGCATGCATGCAACACCAGCGAGCATGCGTCCCAGATGCTCTGTGTGGGGATTTTGTCTGGTTGCACAATGCTGGTctccttctccatgaagaaaggAAAACCTTTCACGGCTGCGTCATTTAACTGCGTGAATCCTCCTTGATTCTCGAAAAAGAGTTGGAGAAGGTATGACGCTTGTGCCGGGGATTGTCCCAttccaagggtgggggggggaggggatgctcACACGGCCCCAGATCCCCCATCCACAGTGTTTCTTCTCCCACCTTCTATAAACTAACCCCTTCTCTCGCCTCATTCTAGGTGAGAACAAAGGACGTTCTGTTCGGGAGCATCAGTCACTTGATCACCTATCACTTACAGAGTGAGCAGCCGATCATGGCAGCAGACAGCGAACTCCACCTCCGGCAGGTGGTGAAGAGGAGGGTGTGACCGCTGGGTAATGCATCCTTATCCTGCCCCCCTTTCTCAACTTTTTCCCTTTACCCCGGAAGAGATTTCCTCTTCCTTCTTGCCCTCCGTTAAGCAAGGAATTAGTGATGCAATCTTACGAGTTACTGGATTTAGTATTAAAAGCTTATTACTGGGCTGGAGAATCTGAATGTGCATTGGGGAAgcgggtatggggggggggggtgtttataaGCAGGATCTGCGTGTGGGGGAAAAGCAGGGcaaagaacaacaacaacaaaataagcAGAAGGCAAGAGGAAAGAAAGGCTAGAGTGTGgataacaagaaaacaaaaaacaggcagAGA
It encodes:
- the SHC2 gene encoding SHC-transforming protein 2, translated to MLTEPKYDRFRNDSVTLCQGLARGSTMSSKVSSPPLTSSATATHPCPQLSEAHLLDDQEPSTTFCILIPKMPQWKFSNPSGFLSRSPSGSSSSSKELSPAKAGSPGSSLAAMLSACEPVCSTPCSLQVMSRFRAGGGGAGSRKAARVEGIKLAGEEWNRKGSFINKPAQGWLHPEERVLGPGVSYIVRYMGCIEVLRSMRSLDFNTRTQVTREAINRLYEAVPGVKGTWKRKTPNKALFSILGRSNLCFAGMSIDVNISIDGLSLVIPTSQQIIANHHMQSISFASGGDTDTTDYVAYVAKDPINQRACHILECCDGLAQSVISTIGQAFELRFKQYLHSPPKVVVPPDRMTSCEESAWGEEEETASEHDYYNSIPGKEPPLGGLVDSRSRVSHVHTQPSSFNQFGQVGSPGRRDQALPTGTHWDGDGQGQSGDGYLQADSHPSGCRDYEEHLYVNTQNLDGWDRESQAHQAAPEESPKKDLFDMRPFEDALKLHESTAVKSHSIEDQWPSPPTRKAPVAPTEEQLRQEPWYHGKMSRRDAEKLLHVDGDFLVRDSITNPGQYVLTGMQSGQPRHLLLVDPEGVVRTKDVLFGSISHLITYHLQSEQPIMAADSELHLRQVVKRRV